In Ktedonobacteraceae bacterium, a genomic segment contains:
- a CDS encoding nuclear transport factor 2 family protein, whose product MNLEELSARVEIHDALLRYCRGLDRMDMDLVRSVFHPDAWIQFPASLHIGSVDGFVKFLSGEMPRFVRTMHFLGNSLIEFDGPTIAHVETYLNADHQGSEVHQWKGEIVKLWARYLDRFEQRDGVWRIARRKLATGWMYRYPAEGWFDDHPDASALGRDGSDPSVEPVAGFTGTPISREDWP is encoded by the coding sequence ATGAACCTTGAAGAATTGAGCGCTCGCGTTGAGATTCACGACGCGCTCCTGCGGTACTGCCGGGGTCTGGACCGCATGGACATGGACCTGGTACGCAGCGTATTTCATCCGGACGCCTGGATTCAGTTCCCCGCAAGCCTGCACATTGGCTCCGTCGACGGCTTCGTCAAATTCCTGTCGGGAGAGATGCCGCGGTTCGTGAGAACCATGCACTTTCTTGGCAACAGTCTCATCGAATTTGACGGACCGACCATCGCCCACGTCGAGACGTACCTGAACGCGGATCACCAGGGATCAGAAGTGCATCAGTGGAAGGGCGAGATCGTCAAGCTCTGGGCGCGCTATCTCGATCGATTCGAGCAGCGTGACGGCGTCTGGCGCATAGCACGGCGCAAGCTTGCCACCGGGTGGATGTACCGCTATCCTGCGGAAGGCTGGTTCGATGATCATCCCGACGCGTCGGCGCTCGGTCGCGACGGATCGGACCCCAGCGTCGAGCCAGTCGCAGGTTTCACAGGGACACCCATCTCGAGAGAGGACTGGCCATGA